ACCGTTTCTTCACGCCATCTCCCTGGTCTGCCAGCCGGCAACGCGTCGAACGTCGCTGCACCGAGAAAAGAACCCCAGATTGTTCGCCGGGTCGCCGGCTGCGCGAAGTGCGCGACCTCTGGGAAGTATACTGGCACTATTAATGCATGGCGCGAAATTCACTCTTCTGTATCGGACAAAAATCGACGCGCGGCACACCAGGGGCCGCTGATGTCGACGCACATGAGCAGATGCTCAGCCCGTCGCTTCGTCGTCCGCGTCAGGGTCGCCGCCCAACGATCGGATGCAGTCGTCGAGAAACTCCATCGTGACCACTTCGTATTCGAGTGTTCCGGGCGTGCAGTCTTCCGGGTTCAATTTTCCGCGTGCCTTGCGAATGGTGCGGACGCTCCCTTCGACTGCCTGTGCAACACGCCACATGGGGTCGTCCGGGACGTGCTCGTCAAGTTCATTTGCTTTCATGCACCGGATATCGGCGATTGCAATTCAACCTTGAGCATAAAAATCCGCTTTATGCTCGATGTGTGCTGAAACCGAGGCATGTCTCTAACGCGACGCAGCACTCAGCCTGTGTCCCGCATCGCGGGCGAGCCTGACATAGCCGTACACCGACGCGATCGTCAACGCGCCCGCGCACAGGAACGCGAAGCGGAAGTCATCGAGCGTGAACGCGTGTCCCTGACCACCGCCCGAGCCGTTGACGGCCGCTGCCGCGCGCAGCGCCAGCGCGCCGAAGGCGATCCCAAGGCCGATACTCATCTGCGCCGCCGCATTCCACAGCGTGTTGGCCGCGCTCGTCTGTTCGGAGGGCACGTCCGCGTAGGCGAGCGTGGCCAGCGTGGAAAACTGTAGCGAACGTGCGAGCCCGTAGATGAACACGACCACCAGTACCCACGCGAGCGGCGACGCAGGCGTCAGCACGCCACACGCGATGGTGAACACGCCGCATACCGCGCTGCCGGCTATCGCAACGCGCCTGAAACCATAGCGCCGCAGGATCCGTGTCGTGAGCGCTTTCATGCCGAGATTGCCCGTTGCGCTGACAAGCAGCAGCAATCCCGATTTGAACGCCGACAATCCGAAGCCGATCTGGAACAGCAAGGGCATCAGATACGGCACCGCGCCAATGCCGATGCGCGTCAGCGTGCCTGTGACAACCGTCACGGAGAACGTCGGGATCTTCAGCGTGGTGACGTCGATCAGCGGATGCCGCTGGCGGCGCGCCTGATAGAACGCGATGGCGCCGATCACGAGCCCGAGGGCGATGATGCCGAGTCCGACGAGGGGATTCATGTCCGGCTGGCTCGCCACATCGGCGCCGTACAGAATTGCCGTCAGCGCCGCGCCGCTCAGCACGAGGCCGAGCGCGTCGAAGGGGCGGCGTTCGGCGCTGCGCAGATTCGGCACCCACCTGAGCACGGCGATGAGCACGACGAGACAGACGGGCAGGTTGAGCAGGAAGATCCAGCGCCACGACGCGTAGGTCGTGATGAAACCGCCTACGGGCGGCCCGATCACGGGCGCGACGATGCCCGGCCAGGTGATCGTCGAAATTGCCTGCATCAGTTGCTTCCGGTCGATGCTGCGCACCACGGTCAGTCGTCCCACGGGCACCATCAGCGCGCCGCCGACGCCCTGCAGCACACGTGCAGCGGTAAATTCGACCACGTTCTGCGAAATGCCGCACAGCAACGAAGCAAGCGTGAACGTGACGATGGCCGAGAAGAACACGCTGCGGGAGCCGAAGCGGTCCGCGACCCAGCCGCTTGCCGGAATGAAGATCGCGAGCGCGATCATATAGGCGCTCATGCCAAGGCTGAGCGCGTTCGGGCTGGTGCCGAACGAGCGCGCCATCGCCGGCAGGGCCGTGGCGATGATCGTGGTGTCGAGATACTCCATGAAGAAGGTCGCGGCGACGACATAAGGCAGCGGCCCGAGTGAACCTGAGCGTGATGGCGAGTCTTTCATGAGTCGGGTGGGAGTGCGTACGCAGCGGTACGCGATCGTACGATGACCGCGCCCATTCTGCAAAAGAGGGCTTTCGCGCTGGAGGGCTGAGAGCGAACAATGCCACAACGAATAGGGATTCGTGTATGAATGGGCTGATCGTGTGGATCGACGGAGTCTTGCATGCCCAAAATCGACATTGCCGACGTACCGGAACTTCAAGGCACGGGTTACCCGCAGCCGTATGCCGCGCGCAGTGCCGAACGCATTCGCCGGCGGCTGGGCGACGCCGGCGGACTGGTCGATTTTGGCGTGAACCTCATGCGCCTGCCGCCGGGCAACTGGTCGAGCCAGCGCCATTGGCACTCGGCTGAAGACGAGTTCGTCTTCGTGCTCGAAGGCGAGCTGACGCTGATCGAAGACGGCGGCGAAACGGTATTGCGCGCGGGCGATTGCGCAGCCTTTCCGAAGAACTCCGGAAATGGCCATCACATGATCAACAGGTCGAACGTGACGGCCCTTTACCTCGAAGTCGGTTCGCGTTCGGCCGCGGATGTCATCACCTGCTCCGACATCGACATGATGAGCCCCAGCTGCGACGGCCGTTTCCTGCACAAGGACGGCACGCCGTATTCCTGACGCTCATCATGCGAATGACGGCGGCGCGCGCAACCGCGCAACCGTGTTCGCCCGCCGCTATTGCGCGGCTGTGAGCTTCAGGCTTGGCCGCGAACTGTCGACAGCGACTTCCTGCGGGATTTTTCGGCGGTCGGATACCAGCTCGATGCCCGCTTTTGCAACCTGTTCGCAGAACGCGATGCGGGATCGGTAATAGTCGGCTTGCAACTGCGCGTCCAGAACCCGTTGCTCCGCCTGGAAAAGACCCATTCGAAGCTCGCTCAAGGCCCGCTCGGCCTGCTTTTCTGGAGTCGGGGCGTGATGGGAAATCAGGTTTGCAAGCCAGTTAAGCATGAGCGTACCCTCCGGTACTCAAACACCTGGTCGAATTTCTCTGCCAGTGCGCGTTTAAACGTCACGCGTGCTGTCGGATAAAGACTATCAAAAACCAGGCTGCTACTGTGTGACCTTGCGCACCTGTTGCGAAAATGTCGAATGCTCACCACACGATGCGCGTTTTCGGCAGCGCCGCCTTGAGTTCGTCGACGTTCCTGGCCTTGGTCCCATAGAGAACGAGTTCGCGCAATCCGGTGAGGCCCTTCAGCACGTCGATATCTTCGACAGGGGTGTTCGCGAGATAAAGCTCCTGCAAATTCGTCAAACTTTTCAGCGAATCGATATTGCGAACTCTCGTGCGGAAAAGGTTGAGCATGCGCAGGCTTTTGAGGTCTTTTAGCGCGTCGATGTTCTCGACGCGGGTGTCGGCGAGATTCAGCCTCTGCAGCGCGGTCAGTTCCTTCAACGCGTCGATGCTGGTCACTTGCGTACGGGCGAGCACGAGCGTATCCAGTTGGCGCAAGCCGCGCACGCCGTCGATATCGTCGACCTTGGAGCCGTCCAGCACGAGCGTTTTCAGCGACGGCATGCCCTTTATCACGTCGATGTCGCGCAGCGGCGTGTTCGCAAGGTAAAGCGCTTGCATGTCGCGCAGCTTCTTCAACGCCGCGATGCTGTCGATCTGTGTCTCGTTGAGGTCGAGTGCTTTGAGAGCGGTGAGCTGGCCGAGCGCATCGATGTCACGCACATTCCGCGCGCCGCCGAGTTTCAGTGTTTCCAGATGAGGCAGGTCTTCGAGGGGATCGAGATCCCGAACCTGGGTGTCGCGCAGGTCGAGTTGCCGAAGGTCAGTCAGACTCTTCAGCGCATCGAGATTCGAGACCCGCGTATCCCAGAGGGTGAGCGATTGTAGACCGGTCAGTCCTTTAAGCGCGGCGATGTTCTCTACATCCGTGCGATGGAGTACGAGCCGCTTTAGCGAATGCATGTCCTTGAGTGCATCGATGTTCCAGACGGGCGTGTCCGTCAGGTCGAGCGAATCCAGCGTATCCAGTTCTTTCAGCGGATCGAGGTTGTCGATTTGCGTATTGGCGAGGTTCAGTTCGATCTTGCGGTCTGAATCCTTCAGGTGCGGAATCGCGGCCGCGACTTCGGATGCCGTCAACGTCGGCTTTGCCCGCAAGGCCAGGCAGGTGGAATCAGGTGGTGCGGCAGAACCGTCGCTGTTACTGCAGGTGGCCTTGATGAATCCCAGTTCGCCCAGTACCCGTTCGTCCGGGCTTCTGCGCGACGTACTGAACACGGCGAACAGGATGATGAGCAACAGGACGACTGCGGCGCCGATGGCCCACGGTGTGGCGCGACGCCACGTGGATGAACGCAAGTCTTCGGTGTTTGGGTTCGTGCTTGACGGCGGCGTTTCGGACACGGAGCGCTCCGTTGGTTCTGGCTTCCTCCTTTATACACGAAGCGCGACGCGCATCCCGTCGCGGCAAAGGCGATCTGTCTACTACGCGTGAGACGCGGCGACGCGCTCTGCCAGCTTCGCGTCATAGCTCGAATGGATATGCACGCGTTTCTTGTCGGGGAACGCGTAGTTGTACGCCTTTCGAAGCGCGAGGGACGCCTCGTGAAAGCCCGAAAGAATCAGCTTCTGCTTGTTCGGATAGCCCGCGATATCGCCCGCCGCAAAGATGCCGGGACACGTGCTTTCGTAGTTCGATGTGTCGACCGTGATGCGTCCGCCTTGTACTTCGATTCCCCACTTCGCAATCGGACCGAGGTCGGCCACGAGACCGAACAACACCAGCACGTGATCGGCTTCGAGATGCGCAGAGCCTTCGGCCTGCCGGAGTTCGACCGATTGGAGTTGCCCATTGGGTGCGCTCAGACTCGCGATCGTGCCGACCGCGAAATCCATCTCGCGCGCTTCGACTGCGCGGCGCATGTTGGCGACGCTGGAGTCCGCCGCGCTGAAACCATTGCGACGATGCACGAGCGTCACGTGCTGTGCAACCTTGCGCAGCGCCAATGCCCAGTCGAGCGCGGAGTCGCCGCCGCCCGCCACGATCACTTTCTTGCCGGCAAAGTCGTCGAGTTTGGGGACGCTGTAGTGAACGTGACGGCCTTCGAGCGGCACGGCCTCTTCGAGCAGCAAACGCTGCGGGACAAACGACCCGTTGCCGCCCGCGATCAGAATGGCCGCTGCTTCGAATGTCAGTCCTTTATCGGTGCGGGCGAGCCAGTGTCCATTGTCGAGCCGCTCGACCGTTTCGACACGATGGCCGAGGTGCAGCGGCGGAGCGAAGGGCCGGATTTGCTCGACGAGCCGGTCGACCAGTTCGCGCGCGGTGCATACGGGCACTGCTGGAATGTCGTAGATCGGCTTGTCCGGATACAACTCGATGCATTGCCCGCCCACACGCTCGATGTTGTCGACGATCTGGCTCGACAGGCCGATCACGCCTGCCTCGAACGCGGCGAACAGCCCCACGGGTCCCGCGCCGATGATCAGCACGTCGGTGCTGATGGGTGAAGCGGGCGGCGTGTCTGCCGGAGTGGTCATGGGTGGTCCTCGGGTCGATGGGTGTCGCGTGTGCCGATGCACGATCTCAAGATACAGCCGCGGGCATGGGTCGGCAACGAAGGCACCATGACGGGCAGGGGTAAGCCGCGTGTGTCCGACGTGAAGCCGGATGCGTGCCTTTTCGAGTGGCGGGAAGAATTGCCGTTTTATCCGAAATCTGACTAAGGGACGTGGCACTAATAAATCGGGTAAAAAATAAAAGGGGAATTAACAAGGAATTTATTCTTTTTCGGCGGTGAATTGCTTTTGGGTGCATTCGTATTGTTATCGGGGATTTAACGCATGCAGCAGCGCAATTCGGTAAAAATGGCATGTTCTAAAGAAGGGTAAATCTTTTCCCGTCATTTCCCGATATCGAAATAAATCCGTTATTTCGCCAATAACCTACGCCGATAAGCCCTTGCTGCCGACAACCATTCACTAGCTGCGCGATGCGGACGCGAGGCGGGAATATTTACCGCCGTCCAATAGTGATCAGCATCAATTGATAAGGATCACGAATCGAACGTGAAAGGCTCAACACCTTGTGCCAGCCCGCTCGCCGCCATTCCCTATCGAAGCTTTTTCTTCGGGCGCGGCCCGGCAGTGGATTGAATGGTCATGGTTAAACGTCGTCAATTTCTTGGTTTGGTGACCGCTGTCAGCGGAAGCTATGTGCTGACCGCCTGTGGCCGCGGGGGAGGCGGTGCGGGTGGCGATCAGGGCAACGCATCCAGTGCCGGCGCAACGACCAGCAGCACGACATCGGGTTCGTCGAACCAGACGCAGACGGATACGGGCTCATCGAACAGCGGCACGCTAGCGTTGGCGAACGGCACCGCCATTCCACCCGCCGCGTTCATTACCGACAATCAGGCCGCACTCTGGACACTCGTCAATGGCTCGGTTTATCGCAACGGCGTGATGGCCGGCAATACCTATAACGTCTCGCTGCTGCTGTGGTACGGCAACGGCGTGTACCACCAGGGTACGGGCGGACAGTTCTATGGATGGAACGGTACGACCTGGCTCGCCTGCAACGATCCGCGCCTTGGCGGCACGTCTGCCGACGGCACGACCATCCCGCAGGCGTCATACATCATCGACAAGGTCGGCGCCTTGTGGACGGTTTCCAGCGGCAGAGTCCTGCGCAACAACGCTTACGTCGGTCTGACCTCCAACGTATCGCTGCTGCTGTGGTACGGCGGGAAGATATGGTACCGGTCGACGGGCGGGCAGTTCTACGTGTGCACCGACCTCGATCAATGGCTGCCGTGCAGCGACCCACGTATCGTTGTCGCCGCGCCGCGCGGCTCTTTCCACGGCATCAATGGCCATTACGACTATCGCTACACGGCTGCCCAGGTCGTGCAGATCATGATGAACATGGGCTGCTCGACGTATCGCGTCGGCTGCACGGATGATCCCGCGCAACTCACCGCCGTCATCAGACTCGCGCAGGCGTTTCAATCAGCGGGGCTGACGCTGTTCGTGCTCGTCAATATCGGCGTGCGAGATCTGAACGGCGCGCTGTTTGCTAGTGAAACCGTTGCCTACGACCGCGGGCGCTCATGTGGCGCGACGGTCGCGGCGGCGCTCGCGCCGTACGGCGTCGTGATGTATGAGTGCGGAAACGAACTGACACGCGAGAATGCAATCATTCTCGACTCGACCAACGCCGGCACCAAGGCGGCCGACTTCAACAACGCGAACTGGCCCATCATGCGTGGCGCGATGCGCGGGATGATCGACGGCGTGAAGTCGGCCCAGCCGGCTGCGAAATGCGGGATCAACTTCTGTGTGGCCGATATCGGCGCCGCCGACGCCTTGTGGGACGGCAAGCAACCCGACGGCACGAGCGGCTATCCCACCGTGCGATGGGACATGACGACGTGGCACAACTACGAGGTGTACGGCGACATCTTCGACATCGGCACTGACGGCGCAGGTCCCGGGTTCGATCTGCCGACCTACTGCAACGCGCGTTATGGCGTGCCGTTTCTGCTCACCGAGTGGAACACGGGGCCGGAGAAGAGCCAGGCATATCGCGCGAATTACATCAGCTCGCGGTACGCAAGCTATTATCAGGCGAGAAAAACGAAGAACATTCAGTCCGCGATGTACTACGTGCTCGATAGCGGGGACGCCACATATGGCGTGATGATCGACGGCGTCACGCTGAATCTTCCCTACAACGCGTTTGTGAGCTTTGTCGCGAGCCATCTGGACAATTGAGAAAGAGTTGCGGGCAAATGCAATGCTCTCGCATCCAATGAAAAACTTGCCGATTTAACAAATTCCGTTCCGCGAATTTGCACGCTCTACAAGACAAATTTTCAAAACGCTGTTCACGTCATTTTCAAAGCCCCGATTCCATGCCATTTATCCGAGTGGCATGGATGCTGCTATTTCAATGCGTCATGCATCGATGCTCGTTGCGAAGGGCTGCTATAAGCAACGCCCAACCGATGGATCGACGACGACACGCCGCACTACAACTATTAGCCGGGAGGCGACGATGTTCGACGCAGCGTTCCTGCGCAATGACCTCGCACCAACCTTCAGACAGATGAATTCTTCCGCGTTGGGCTGTGCCCGCGGGGGCATCGGTGTCGTGCCCTGCGCGCTCGTGTACGTGGAGATCGATAGCACCGGAAGCCCGAATTGCAAAAGCGCCGATCCGTTCTGCTATGTCGAGCAGGCCATCACGCTCAACCGCAGCATGAAAGCAGTCGGCTTGCCGGGATTGACCGTGGCGACGAACGTCGCTGACGACGTTACGCGCTACCTCGAGAAGGTCGACACCGATGCACGTCCCTATGTGTTGCAACTGGCGCCATCGAAATTGACGCTTCCAAGGAATACCCGCTTCTATGGCGCGCATTTCAAGCTCGACATGATGGAGCAGTTGGGTGCGATGCTGCACGAAGGCGAACTGCTGATGGTGCTCGACACCGACATGCTCGCACTTCGGACCGTGAATGAAGAACTGCTGCAGCGCTGTCAGACGACAGGCGTGGGCGCATTTGACATTTCCGACCAGGAGTTCTCGGCGTATGGCGACGGTCGTGTCATCGACGATCTTGAAACGGTGGCGGGCGGGCACCTTCAAAATCCGCGATGGTTCGGCGGTGAGGTACTGCTCGCGTCGCCTCGATTCGTCAGGGAACTGGTGCCGTGCGCGCACGCATGCTTCGAGCGATACCGGCGCGTCATCAACGAGTTGAATCACAACGGGGACGAGGCATTCATTTCCGCGGCGCTCAATCTGCTCTCCGACGACGGCCATCAGATCATCGATCTCGGCGCGAATCGCGTGGTCGGACGTCACTGGTCGGGTAACACGCATCGTGACCTTCGCTGGTTCAAAGGATGTTCGTTGTTGCATCTGCCCGGATGCAAGCGCTTGCTGGAACG
The Paraburkholderia terrae genome window above contains:
- a CDS encoding NAD(P)/FAD-dependent oxidoreductase gives rise to the protein MTTPADTPPASPISTDVLIIGAGPVGLFAAFEAGVIGLSSQIVDNIERVGGQCIELYPDKPIYDIPAVPVCTARELVDRLVEQIRPFAPPLHLGHRVETVERLDNGHWLARTDKGLTFEAAAILIAGGNGSFVPQRLLLEEAVPLEGRHVHYSVPKLDDFAGKKVIVAGGGDSALDWALALRKVAQHVTLVHRRNGFSAADSSVANMRRAVEAREMDFAVGTIASLSAPNGQLQSVELRQAEGSAHLEADHVLVLFGLVADLGPIAKWGIEVQGGRITVDTSNYESTCPGIFAAGDIAGYPNKQKLILSGFHEASLALRKAYNYAFPDKKRVHIHSSYDAKLAERVAASHA
- a CDS encoding DHA2 family efflux MFS transporter permease subunit translates to MKDSPSRSGSLGPLPYVVAATFFMEYLDTTIIATALPAMARSFGTSPNALSLGMSAYMIALAIFIPASGWVADRFGSRSVFFSAIVTFTLASLLCGISQNVVEFTAARVLQGVGGALMVPVGRLTVVRSIDRKQLMQAISTITWPGIVAPVIGPPVGGFITTYASWRWIFLLNLPVCLVVLIAVLRWVPNLRSAERRPFDALGLVLSGAALTAILYGADVASQPDMNPLVGLGIIALGLVIGAIAFYQARRQRHPLIDVTTLKIPTFSVTVVTGTLTRIGIGAVPYLMPLLFQIGFGLSAFKSGLLLLVSATGNLGMKALTTRILRRYGFRRVAIAGSAVCGVFTIACGVLTPASPLAWVLVVVFIYGLARSLQFSTLATLAYADVPSEQTSAANTLWNAAAQMSIGLGIAFGALALRAAAAVNGSGGGQGHAFTLDDFRFAFLCAGALTIASVYGYVRLARDAGHRLSAASR
- a CDS encoding cupin domain-containing protein → MPKIDIADVPELQGTGYPQPYAARSAERIRRRLGDAGGLVDFGVNLMRLPPGNWSSQRHWHSAEDEFVFVLEGELTLIEDGGETVLRAGDCAAFPKNSGNGHHMINRSNVTALYLEVGSRSAADVITCSDIDMMSPSCDGRFLHKDGTPYS
- a CDS encoding leucine-rich repeat domain-containing protein, yielding MSETPPSSTNPNTEDLRSSTWRRATPWAIGAAVVLLLIILFAVFSTSRRSPDERVLGELGFIKATCSNSDGSAAPPDSTCLALRAKPTLTASEVAAAIPHLKDSDRKIELNLANTQIDNLDPLKELDTLDSLDLTDTPVWNIDALKDMHSLKRLVLHRTDVENIAALKGLTGLQSLTLWDTRVSNLDALKSLTDLRQLDLRDTQVRDLDPLEDLPHLETLKLGGARNVRDIDALGQLTALKALDLNETQIDSIAALKKLRDMQALYLANTPLRDIDVIKGMPSLKTLVLDGSKVDDIDGVRGLRQLDTLVLARTQVTSIDALKELTALQRLNLADTRVENIDALKDLKSLRMLNLFRTRVRNIDSLKSLTNLQELYLANTPVEDIDVLKGLTGLRELVLYGTKARNVDELKAALPKTRIVW
- a CDS encoding response regulator receiver protein, with the protein product MFDAAFLRNDLAPTFRQMNSSALGCARGGIGVVPCALVYVEIDSTGSPNCKSADPFCYVEQAITLNRSMKAVGLPGLTVATNVADDVTRYLEKVDTDARPYVLQLAPSKLTLPRNTRFYGAHFKLDMMEQLGAMLHEGELLMVLDTDMLALRTVNEELLQRCQTTGVGAFDISDQEFSAYGDGRVIDDLETVAGGHLQNPRWFGGEVLLASPRFVRELVPCAHACFERYRRVINELNHNGDEAFISAALNLLSDDGHQIIDLGANRVVGRHWSGNTHRDLRWFKGCSLLHLPGCKRLLERQARRPVFSAAHVWRSLVVRHELNRPVWPLRRWMRSRVRSPFGHR